The Candidatus Afararchaeum irisae genome has a window encoding:
- a CDS encoding nucleotide exchange factor GrpE: MGSSDTETQADTDTDTDTDDLEDADADELRQRLRQKEETVEELSSKLDERQKEIEDLESRLKRVQADFQNYKKRAEKKKKEFSKYATVDLVSELLTVKSNLERALDEEGDIREGVEMVNNELDRILESEGVERIGTEEFDPEVHEAMMRVDSDEHEEGEIVDVYEDGYVMEDRVVRPAKVTVAKGDDE, encoded by the coding sequence ATGGGCTCCTCAGACACTGAAACTCAGGCTGATACTGACACTGACACTGACACCGACGACTTAGAAGACGCTGACGCCGACGAACTAAGACAGAGGCTACGTCAGAAGGAGGAGACCGTAGAGGAGCTTTCGTCGAAGCTCGACGAGAGACAGAAGGAGATCGAGGATCTCGAAAGCCGTCTCAAGAGGGTACAGGCGGACTTCCAGAACTACAAGAAGAGGGCGGAGAAGAAGAAGAAGGAGTTCTCTAAGTACGCCACAGTCGACCTCGTCTCGGAGCTTCTGACTGTGAAGTCGAACCTCGAAAGGGCTCTCGACGAGGAGGGCGACATACGTGAGGGCGTCGAGATGGTCAACAACGAACTCGACCGTATACTCGAATCCGAGGGCGTCGAGAGGATAGGCACGGAGGAGTTCGACCCCGAGGTACACGAGGCGATGATGCGTGTCGACTCCGACGAACACGAGGAGGGCGAGATAGTCGACGTCTACGAGGACGGCTACGTGATGGAGGACAGGGTAGTCCGTCCCGCGAAGGTCACAGTAGCGAAGGGCGACGACGAGTAG